The Archocentrus centrarchus isolate MPI-CPG fArcCen1 chromosome 24, fArcCen1, whole genome shotgun sequence DNA segment GTAGGTTGCCCCTTTCTGATGGTACAGGCTGATCTCATTTTCATACAGCATGTAGTTGTCAGAGAACTAAAGAGAAAGGACATTAAATAAGTtacccaaaaaaataaaaaataaaaaaaaaaaaaccccacacataCACCAAAAGTGTGGCACATTATAAAGTTAACTTACCATTCTAGTCGTGTCACAGGAATCAGCAGTGAAAGAAAAGTGAGCAAAGCGATCGTTGCTGAAAACTGGTCTGCAAGACCGGTCCTTCAAAGTTAGCTGACTTGGGACAAGGTTGGGCACAGATTCCAGCTTCACAGCCACAGCAGTTATTGTTCCATTGGGGTAGCACTCTTAAAAACCCGAGAGTGATTATGATTATGTATATACACAAACTGAGTATATTGAAGTAGTAAGTGAAACAGCTTACTAGTTGTCACCAAAGGGAAGTTGCAGGCCAGGGAGAGGTCACCAAGTACCCACTGGTTGTTTGGTTCCCAGAGCAGGATGTCAAGTCTGGCTTGGATGGAAGCTGAGGAAACAAGCTGCAAGAGAAGTTGTAATTCAGTGCAGATCATTTACCTCCCTGACCATGCAAAGCACTaagcttcattaaaaaaaaaaaaaaaaaaattaggtttCTAATGCAAAATTAAAGGACATACCTCAAAGTTTGTGTCTGGAGCAGTGTAGGGAACAACAAGGTGGAAGTGTGTCCCATTTTCTTGCAGCTTGTAGTCTTTAGCCAGCTCAGGGGTTAGCTGTCGATTTCCAATCATAGTCTCAAAGTTGTGGCCCAGACTGCCATATTTCACCCAGATGTAAAACTGCTTTTGATCACAGGTGCCAGCAAGTGTGGGTAGCACTACAAAAGAAAGGATAGCCATTTAGTGTTTGTGCCATGTTCAATTTTGGGACAGTTAAGAGCTTGACTCACCAATATCTTGCAGAGATGCCTGCAACACTACTTCATGGACAAAGGAAGTTCTTTCAGGCCGGATGATGAGCCCAAAGGTCAGAGGGAGGGTGTAGGTTGTAACCAAGGGTTCAGGATTCTTTatataagaggaaaaaaaaaaaaaaaaaaaaaaaaaaaaaaagaaaagaagccaAAGTCAAATTAGGCAGTGGAAACCATCCTGTACCATAAGTGCAATTTCTTGTTACATACAGTCTTCAGCACAACTGCAGCATTAAAGaccacttttaaagaaaagctCTTTGTGCCATTGGGGTAGAtgtgctcctggacagtgaagCCTCTGGCATTGCTCTCCTCCACAGTGAGAACATGAGTAGAAAATGTGATGTTCTTCAGCTCCACATCATGAAGGAAGGTCCCCAACCTGACATTAAACATTCTGTCCTCTGGCACAGTATCTGAGGAACAAGTCATGAGTTTAGGCCTTGGACAACCCTGAATTTAAGACCTTTACTCTTACATGGTACTTACAGTCTTCAGCATGAGGAGGTCGAGGCATCAGAGGTGTAGTAATGGGGAACAAAATCTTGTATTTGATGTCATCTTGGGTACCATCTGCCCGCCACAGTATTTCAAGCATTGGCTCCACAGTGTAGGTGACATGGTACTGGTATTCTGGGGCATGGCTCTGCAATCATTCATGGCATTGTAATAAGACATACTGTACATTCAGAACCATGTGTCACATGTTGACCTAGACTTCCAAACCTTGTAGTAGCCATCAGGTGATCCCACTGGGATCTCAACAACAATGTGAAAGTCTGTGGTAGATAGCATGTATCCTCTTGCAGCCATCTGAGACCTATCCAGCCGCAACCCATTGATGCCCATGTGCATCTCTACAATTCTGAATGGGCCATCCATAAAAGGGGTCACACGGCGAGGTACATACCAAGAGATCACATCCTCAGTGAAGATGACACCCCCTTTTAAAGAGAAACCAGTTTGTTGACTCAACTCTACAATTTAAATGCTTATGAAATCCTCAAGTGTGAGGCCCACCTGTGGGACAAGCAGCTGCCAAGTTCACAATCCCCAGACCATGTTCTGCCTTGTAGTAGATGCTCACCTTGAAGACTTCCATGGGGACTCCAGCCaccttttcaattaaaaaaaaaaaaaaaaaaaaaaattactggaaTTTTACTGAGTGGTAGTCATACAATTGACAGTAGTAGTACTTACAGTCTCTGAGAAGGTCTCAGCTGTATTGTACGGGCTTCGCATAACCAGTCGGCTTGACGTAATCATAGCACTGTGGCCAGCTTGTTCAGCCTCCTTCAGCACCATCACTACTGGTTCAGGGGTGAAAAACGTCATCTTCCAGATACCATGTGCCAGACTAGAAGCCTGCAGCAGAAAGGAACAATAATCTCAGCTTCCACTTGtttgcatttgatttttttaaaaacttaaaacaaGGGACCTCAAGCAGATTGGAGTCATCATTACGATCCTGAGCCGGCCGCTTAGTTTGGGGATTAGATTTCACCATGTAGTTTGacacctaaaaaaaacaaaacgaaaaaaaaaaaaaggacacaggACAAGCTGGTAGTACAATTTGTAGCGTCACAGTTATTAGAGTACAACGATCAGTGTGAAGTAACCTACTTCCATGTAGTTCCTGTCACAGAGAACCTCTTTAGGGGCCCAGTGAGTATAGCTGCAGGTCTGACTCACATCATGAGTGACCGCATCTGATGGACTCTGGCTGTACATTCGGAGCTTCAAGCCAATGTTAAATGTTGCATCTTTCTACAAGTAAAAGGAGTTTTAAAGATGTGATAAGTGAAAATTCTCTAGAAAGGCCACTCCAGGTAGTTTAGCATTTATAGCCCtttgctgtacatttaaaaaaggtaAAGTCTGCTGCCCTAAAATTTAAATACTTTGAGTTTTGACTTCAGCCATTAAtttaaaccatttaaaaaaaaaaaaaagaaattaacttCAAGTGATATGCATCTTAAAGTGTGTGTTTCACCAAAAATAACCTTAGCTCAACATACTTTGTTGTCCACAAAGCAGCCCAACAGAGACGTGTAGATTCTGGTGTTACCCCAGGGGTCAGACTCCATGCTGTATCCACACTGAGCAGCCAGGCTGGGTGTCAACAAAACAGGTTGGGTGCCATCTGGAGATGGCATACAAACATGAGGGATCACATCTCAAAGCAATGAGTCAATCTACTTGTAATTAGCTCTTTAACTCACTGATGGCTTCCACTACAAGCTGGTTCCCCACTGCTAGAGCCTCATCCATCGACAGCCTCATTAGATTTCCTAAGCAGTCTGTCTTTAAACCACTGCCTGTGAAAGTACACGATAGTCAGGTAGTGCACTCCGACTTTGATATAAAGTAGTTCAGCATGAGTTAGCCTTACTTGACTGTGAAGCAAGCTTCGTATTTGGCCATGCTTGCCCCAAAACAATTACTGCAGCCACCAGCTTCCATAATAAACTTGAGGGGAAAATACACAGGTTAGAAACATAAATGTAATTATTAGAAAATTAAACCATATACTTACATGTTCTCAAGCCTCGAcatgctgcagtgtgaatgtaacatgcaacaaccaaaaaaaattaaaggaaccaACCACTGTCAGAGGTTAGCATTGAAACCCCAGCTATACAAACCACCAACAAACTAACTCTGAAGTGAAAGGGCTGACAGCTTCACAGAGccatcagcagctgttttatatAGCAGCTAATCACTTCTACACAGGTGAAGCACATCAGTGATGCCTCCTCACTGTGGAGGAGCTCAGGTTATGTCTCTTGTGTTTCTTGTAAAATATTGGAaaatctgcgtgtgtgtgtgaataaataCACGTGAACCAGAAGTGTGTCatgaaataatttattaatcatTGATTTCTGAATT contains these protein-coding regions:
- the LOC115774163 gene encoding uncharacterized protein LOC115774163 isoform X2, with amino-acid sequence MSRLENILLWKLVAAVIVLGQAWPNTKLASQSSSGLKTDCLGNLMRLSMDEALAVGNQLVVEAINGTQPVLLTPSLAAQCGYSMESDPWGNTRIYTSLLGCFVDNKKDATFNIGLKLRMYSQSPSDAVTHDVSQTCSYTHWAPKEVLCDRNYMEVSNYMVKSNPQTKRPAQDRNDDSNLLEASSLAHGIWKMTFFTPEPVVMVLKEAEQAGHSAMITSSRLVMRSPYNTAETFSETVAGVPMEVFKVSIYYKAEHGLGIVNLAAACPTGGVIFTEDVISWYVPRRVTPFMDGPFRIVEMHMGINGLRLDRSQMAARGYMLSTTDFHIVVEIPVGSPDGYYKSHAPEYQYHVTYTVEPMLEILWRADGTQDDIKYKILFPITTPLMPRPPHAEDYTVPEDRMFNVRLGTFLHDVELKNITFSTHVLTVEESNARGFTVQEHIYPNGTKSFSLKVVFNAAVVLKTNPEPLVTTYTLPLTFGLIIRPERTSFVHEVVLQASLQDIVLPTLAGTCDQKQFYIWVKYGSLGHNFETMIGNRQLTPELAKDYKLQENGTHFHLVVPYTAPDTNFELVSSASIQARLDILLWEPNNQWVLGDLSLACNFPLVTTKCYPNGTITAVAVKLESVPNLVPSQLTLKDRSCRPVFSNDRFAHFSFTADSCDTTRMFSDNYMLYENEISLYHQKGATYTSPADPKYRQTIYCYYMVNKTQTVTFSHKQRSYNPRAEIGTGQLMVQMRLAQDSSYDHFYQAEDYPVTKYLRQPLYFEVALMQSDPQLELILENCWATLQEDRTSLPSWDIIVNSCENRGDTYVTVFHPVTENGITTQSHIKRFSVKMFTFTNNDEVLKDQIHVHCDAVICDPSTPSDGICGGQCVHPTGTRSSKYQGLKGAKREQRSTELTHQSQLSSGPIFLSNRLFQ
- the LOC115774163 gene encoding uncharacterized protein LOC115774163 isoform X1 gives rise to the protein MEDNISQILEDAHAEFKRQNFKMAEELYTKFISSCIQTREREASSLATAYNNRGQIKYLRVDFYEAMDDYTSAIQADSQFEVPFYNRGLIHYRLGSGLKTDCLGNLMRLSMDEALAVGNQLVVEAINGTQPVLLTPSLAAQCGYSMESDPWGNTRIYTSLLGCFVDNKKDATFNIGLKLRMYSQSPSDAVTHDVSQTCSYTHWAPKEVLCDRNYMEVSNYMVKSNPQTKRPAQDRNDDSNLLEASSLAHGIWKMTFFTPEPVVMVLKEAEQAGHSAMITSSRLVMRSPYNTAETFSETVAGVPMEVFKVSIYYKAEHGLGIVNLAAACPTGGVIFTEDVISWYVPRRVTPFMDGPFRIVEMHMGINGLRLDRSQMAARGYMLSTTDFHIVVEIPVGSPDGYYKSHAPEYQYHVTYTVEPMLEILWRADGTQDDIKYKILFPITTPLMPRPPHAEDYTVPEDRMFNVRLGTFLHDVELKNITFSTHVLTVEESNARGFTVQEHIYPNGTKSFSLKVVFNAAVVLKTNPEPLVTTYTLPLTFGLIIRPERTSFVHEVVLQASLQDIVLPTLAGTCDQKQFYIWVKYGSLGHNFETMIGNRQLTPELAKDYKLQENGTHFHLVVPYTAPDTNFELVSSASIQARLDILLWEPNNQWVLGDLSLACNFPLVTTKCYPNGTITAVAVKLESVPNLVPSQLTLKDRSCRPVFSNDRFAHFSFTADSCDTTRMFSDNYMLYENEISLYHQKGATYTSPADPKYRQTIYCYYMVNKTQTVTFSHKQRSYNPRAEIGTGQLMVQMRLAQDSSYDHFYQAEDYPVTKYLRQPLYFEVALMQSDPQLELILENCWATLQEDRTSLPSWDIIVNSCENRGDTYVTVFHPVTENGITTQSHIKRFSVKMFTFTNNDEVLKDQIHVHCDAVICDPSTPSDGICGGQCVHPTGTRSSKYQGLKGAKREQRSTELTHQSQLSSGPIFLSNRLFQ